Proteins found in one Streptomyces sp. CB09001 genomic segment:
- a CDS encoding outer membrane lipoprotein carrier protein LolA, whose protein sequence is MAPIDSDDNTTAGEGEELRAGRRKAARYVVPVAVMGVAAATIGLVPALADSGDPDLPKVTAEQLIEKIAKSDVQQLSGTVRINTDLGLPDLGGLESGLMSGMSGGSGSGDDEGSAADPSAKLTELVSGSHTLRVAADGPDRQKLSLLENAAEYSLIHNGKDVWGYDSRSNEVYHSTAAGSAERPEKDVSGQDVPATPKDFADQALKAVDDTTSVTVGGTAQVAGRDAYRLVVEPKQDGSTVGAITVAVDAETGTPLKFTLTPASGGAAVVDVGFTKVSFAKPDASTFDFMPPEGAKVTEADEAGERAKVPERGRGAEGGLAKGMDGLEVIGEGWNAIAAFDTGAGGGLPTASAGGDLGDLGGFLGSFGDPVKGDFGSGTVFKTRLVNALITDDGKVYAGAVTKDALVKAADAAK, encoded by the coding sequence ATGGCACCGATCGATTCCGACGACAACACGACCGCCGGGGAGGGCGAGGAGCTGCGGGCCGGACGGCGCAAGGCCGCGCGGTACGTCGTCCCGGTCGCGGTGATGGGAGTGGCGGCCGCGACGATCGGGCTCGTCCCCGCACTCGCCGACTCCGGGGACCCCGACCTGCCGAAGGTCACCGCGGAGCAGCTCATAGAGAAGATCGCCAAGTCGGACGTCCAGCAGCTGTCCGGCACGGTGCGTATCAACACCGACCTGGGTCTGCCGGACCTCGGCGGGCTGGAGAGCGGCCTGATGTCCGGGATGTCCGGAGGTTCGGGCTCCGGCGACGACGAGGGCTCCGCCGCCGACCCGTCGGCCAAGCTCACCGAGCTGGTGTCCGGCAGCCACACCTTGCGCGTCGCGGCCGACGGCCCCGACCGGCAGAAGCTGTCCCTGCTGGAGAACGCCGCGGAGTACAGCCTGATCCACAACGGCAAGGACGTCTGGGGCTACGACAGCCGGTCCAACGAGGTCTACCACTCCACCGCCGCCGGCAGCGCCGAGCGGCCGGAGAAGGACGTGTCGGGCCAGGACGTGCCGGCCACCCCGAAGGACTTCGCCGACCAGGCGCTCAAGGCGGTCGACGACACGACGTCGGTGACCGTCGGCGGCACCGCGCAGGTGGCGGGCCGGGACGCCTACCGCCTGGTCGTCGAGCCCAAGCAGGACGGGTCCACGGTCGGCGCGATCACCGTGGCCGTGGACGCCGAGACCGGCACGCCGCTGAAGTTCACCCTGACCCCGGCGAGCGGCGGCGCCGCCGTCGTGGACGTGGGCTTCACCAAGGTCAGCTTCGCCAAGCCGGACGCGTCGACGTTCGACTTCATGCCGCCCGAGGGGGCCAAGGTCACCGAGGCCGACGAGGCCGGCGAGCGGGCCAAGGTCCCGGAGCGCGGGCGCGGGGCCGAGGGCGGTCTCGCCAAGGGGATGGACGGCCTCGAGGTCATCGGCGAGGGCTGGAACGCGATCGCCGCCTTCGACACCGGGGCCGGGGGCGGCCTGCCCACGGCGTCCGCGGGCGGCGACCTCGGCGACCTCGGTGGCTTCCTGGGCTCCTTCGGCGACCCGGTCAAGGGCGACTTCGGCTCGGGCACGGTCTTCAAGACCCGCCTGGTCAACGCCCTGATCACGGACGACGGCAAGGTCTACGCCGGTGCGGTCACCAAGGACGCCCTGGTGAAGGCGGCCGACGCCGCGAAGTAG
- a CDS encoding ABC transporter ATP-binding protein, with product MAEASATEPERPGLDRADDAVIATRGLTKRYRGGQLAVDGLDLTVPAGSVFGFLGPNGSGKTTTIRMLMGLIEPTSGSARVLGRPMPRASRVVLPRVGALIEGPALYGFLSGRDNLLRYDAADPTADPRTRRERVAAALDRVGLAAAGGKKAKAYSLGMKQRLGLAAALLQPRRLLVLDEPTNGLDPQGMREIRTLVRELASDGTTVFLSSHLLDEIEQVCTHAAVMAQGRLITQGSVADLAAGARGRLVVTTPDAGDAARVLKEQGAADVVVDGDRVTAEPPERDLAELNAALVAARVRVRGFVVERASLEDAFVALTGEGFDVAG from the coding sequence ATGGCCGAAGCGTCCGCCACGGAGCCGGAGCGCCCGGGCCTGGACCGCGCGGATGACGCCGTCATCGCCACCCGCGGGCTCACCAAGCGCTACCGCGGCGGACAACTCGCCGTCGACGGTCTGGACCTGACCGTCCCGGCGGGCAGTGTCTTCGGCTTCCTCGGGCCCAACGGCTCCGGCAAGACCACCACCATCCGCATGCTGATGGGGCTGATCGAACCCACCTCGGGCAGCGCCCGGGTTCTCGGCCGGCCCATGCCGCGCGCGTCCCGCGTCGTACTGCCCCGGGTCGGCGCCCTCATCGAGGGCCCGGCCCTGTACGGCTTCCTGTCCGGGCGGGACAATCTGCTGCGCTACGACGCCGCCGACCCGACCGCCGACCCGCGCACCCGTCGCGAGCGCGTCGCTGCGGCGCTGGACCGGGTGGGCCTCGCGGCCGCCGGCGGCAAGAAGGCGAAGGCGTACTCGCTCGGCATGAAGCAGCGGCTGGGTCTCGCCGCGGCGCTGCTCCAGCCGCGCCGGCTGCTGGTTCTGGACGAGCCGACCAACGGACTCGACCCGCAGGGCATGCGCGAGATCCGCACCCTCGTGCGCGAACTCGCCTCCGACGGCACCACCGTCTTCCTCTCCTCCCACCTGCTGGACGAGATCGAGCAGGTGTGCACCCACGCCGCCGTGATGGCACAGGGACGGCTGATCACCCAGGGCTCGGTCGCCGACCTGGCGGCCGGGGCGCGCGGCCGGCTGGTGGTCACCACGCCGGACGCGGGCGACGCCGCCCGGGTGCTGAAGGAGCAGGGGGCCGCGGACGTGGTCGTCGACGGGGACCGGGTGACGGCGGAGCCGCCGGAGCGCGACCTCGCCGAGCTGAACGCGGCGCTGGTCGCGGCCCGCGTCCGGGTCCGGGGCTTCGTTGTGGAACGGGCCTCGCTGGAGGACGCGTTCGTGGCACTGACCGGGGAGGGTTTCGATGTCGCGGGCTGA
- a CDS encoding ABC transporter permease has product MSRAEVRGEPVGESEATVSPAVPDPVAARAPSPLWSLGLFRSELLTTFRRWRTLALLAVLAAVPVLVGIAVKIETSDGSSLGGGGGGGEGPAFISQISNNGLFLVFTALAATLPFFLPMAIGVVAGDAIAGESSAGTLRYLLVAPAGRSRLLLTKYATVIAFCLAATLVVAVSALAVGALLFPVGDLTTISGTRITYAEGLGRALLIAVVVAASLVGIAALGLFVSTLTGSGIAAMATTVGLLITVQILDQIPQLDALQPYFFSHYWLSFADVMREPVYWDDLVKNLGLQALYAAVFGSAAWARFTTKDITA; this is encoded by the coding sequence ATGTCGCGGGCTGAGGTACGGGGCGAGCCGGTGGGAGAGTCCGAGGCCACGGTGTCGCCTGCGGTGCCGGACCCGGTTGCCGCGCGGGCCCCGAGTCCGCTGTGGTCCCTCGGGCTGTTCCGCAGCGAACTGCTGACCACCTTCCGGCGCTGGCGCACCCTCGCCCTGCTGGCCGTGCTCGCCGCCGTGCCGGTCCTGGTCGGCATCGCGGTGAAGATCGAGACGAGCGACGGGTCCTCGCTCGGTGGCGGTGGCGGCGGTGGCGAGGGACCGGCGTTCATCTCCCAGATCAGCAACAACGGGCTGTTCCTGGTCTTCACCGCGCTCGCCGCGACCCTCCCGTTCTTCCTGCCGATGGCCATCGGCGTCGTCGCGGGCGACGCGATCGCGGGCGAGTCGAGCGCGGGCACGCTCCGCTACCTCCTGGTCGCCCCGGCGGGCCGCTCCCGGCTGCTGCTCACCAAGTACGCGACGGTGATCGCCTTCTGCCTCGCCGCCACCCTGGTGGTCGCGGTCTCGGCGCTGGCGGTCGGCGCGCTGCTGTTCCCGGTCGGCGACCTGACCACCATCTCCGGCACCCGGATCACCTATGCCGAGGGTCTGGGACGGGCGCTGCTGATCGCCGTGGTCGTGGCCGCCTCACTGGTCGGCATCGCGGCTCTCGGCCTGTTCGTCTCCACTCTGACCGGCAGCGGCATCGCGGCGATGGCCACCACGGTCGGACTGCTGATCACGGTCCAGATCCTCGACCAGATCCCCCAGCTCGACGCCCTCCAGCCGTACTTCTTCTCGCACTACTGGCTCTCCTTCGCCGACGTGATGCGCGAACCGGTCTACTGGGACGACCTGGTGAAGAACCTCGGTCTCCAGGCCCTCTACGCGGCGGTCTTCGGCTCGGCGGCCTGGGCCCGGTTCACGACGAAGGACATCACCGCGTAG
- a CDS encoding tetratricopeptide repeat protein, with the protein MSRLGRDEQREHERADGSPGPATTPIDVRVPDGDSGTRGAASVDGSLVVAAPGEEIQNAVLNRLHRLALAAGHPVLATIHDRRIGYSVPLRVDPDGSSHLAADPVPTASEEAHEEAAMEAAMEAPVEASVEAPVRYDRPTHVLRSVVPVRDGTPTFPLPAVPGPERERSGSASAPTFTLRALPEPARVTPPGTVAPPTGEFGPPPRMDGASTTGAAQDASPRPMYGPFAAPEPTPVPEPASVPEATPKPAPAPAPAPAPAPTPAPAPTPAPTSTPAPAPDLGPRPDPYSDPDPRPTPARGFDAVAEAVLGDAPLTAPGDATVPALLAEPTARINEAVKEGRTEVAARLAEQTVADSSRTLGPEHAEVLRLRELTAYIAYLSGDPDRAFQLSLDLARIHRRSGDAEAAYGNVQSAATAWRAVRDPARGLELGTDLVGLWAELAAEDGPAAEDAEQLESARTRMGRLTERARAQVG; encoded by the coding sequence ATGTCTCGACTCGGCCGCGACGAGCAGCGGGAACACGAGCGCGCCGACGGCTCGCCCGGTCCCGCGACGACGCCGATCGACGTCCGCGTGCCGGACGGCGACTCCGGCACACGCGGTGCCGCCTCGGTCGACGGTTCACTGGTCGTCGCGGCCCCGGGCGAGGAGATCCAGAACGCCGTCCTGAACCGCCTCCACCGCCTCGCCCTCGCCGCCGGTCATCCTGTCCTCGCCACGATCCACGACCGGCGCATCGGCTATTCCGTCCCCCTCCGGGTCGACCCGGACGGCTCGAGTCACCTCGCCGCGGACCCGGTGCCGACGGCATCGGAGGAGGCGCACGAGGAGGCTGCCATGGAGGCTGCCATGGAGGCGCCCGTCGAGGCATCCGTCGAGGCACCCGTGCGGTACGACCGGCCCACGCACGTCCTGCGCTCGGTGGTACCGGTCCGGGACGGCACGCCGACGTTTCCGCTGCCGGCGGTGCCCGGGCCGGAGCGGGAGCGGTCCGGCAGCGCCTCCGCGCCGACCTTCACGCTGCGCGCCCTGCCGGAGCCGGCCCGGGTGACGCCGCCCGGCACGGTGGCGCCGCCGACGGGTGAGTTCGGGCCGCCGCCCCGCATGGACGGTGCGTCCACGACCGGCGCCGCGCAGGACGCGTCGCCGCGGCCGATGTACGGTCCGTTCGCCGCACCGGAGCCGACGCCGGTGCCCGAGCCGGCATCCGTGCCGGAAGCCACGCCCAAGCCCGCCCCCGCCCCCGCTCCCGCTCCCGCTCCCGCTCCCACGCCCGCCCCCGCTCCCACGCCCGCCCCCACGTCCACGCCCGCCCCCGCCCCGGACCTCGGCCCCCGCCCCGACCCGTACTCCGACCCCGACCCCAGGCCCACTCCGGCGCGCGGCTTCGACGCCGTGGCCGAGGCCGTGCTCGGGGACGCGCCGCTCACCGCACCCGGCGACGCCACCGTCCCCGCCCTGCTCGCGGAGCCGACGGCCCGTATCAACGAGGCCGTCAAGGAGGGGCGTACGGAGGTCGCGGCGCGGCTGGCGGAACAGACGGTGGCGGATTCCTCGCGCACGCTGGGGCCGGAGCACGCCGAGGTGCTCCGGCTCCGTGAACTCACCGCGTACATCGCCTACTTGTCCGGCGACCCGGACCGCGCCTTCCAGCTCTCCCTCGACCTGGCCCGGATACACCGGCGCTCGGGCGACGCCGAGGCCGCGTACGGCAACGTCCAGAGCGCCGCGACCGCCTGGCGTGCCGTACGCGACCCCGCACGGGGCCTGGAGCTGGGGACCGACCTGGTCGGCCTGTGGGCCGAACTGGCCGCCGAGGACGGCCCGGCCGCCGAGGACGCCGAGCAGCTGGAGTCCGCCCGCACCCGCATGGGCCGCCTCACCGAACGCGCCCGCGCCCAGGTCGGCTGA
- a CDS encoding VOC family protein, with protein sequence MTSTPRPAPLHIKIVVDAAAPHAQADFWASALHYEVEDNSALVERLLGFGAVPAELTVESHGRRAWRDLAAVRHPDDPFQEESGAGLGRRLLFQRVPEAKSVKNRVHLDVHAPDGGREEEVARLQALGASVQRQVKEPGGEWVVMTDPEGNEFCVH encoded by the coding sequence ATGACTTCGACCCCACGTCCCGCTCCCCTGCACATCAAGATCGTCGTCGATGCGGCGGCTCCGCACGCGCAGGCGGACTTCTGGGCCTCGGCCCTCCACTACGAGGTGGAGGACAACAGTGCCCTCGTCGAGAGGCTGCTGGGCTTCGGGGCGGTACCGGCGGAGCTGACCGTCGAGTCCCACGGCCGCCGCGCCTGGCGCGACCTGGCCGCCGTGCGCCACCCCGACGACCCCTTCCAGGAGGAGAGCGGCGCCGGGCTGGGACGCCGACTGCTGTTCCAGCGCGTGCCGGAGGCCAAGTCCGTCAAGAACCGGGTCCACCTCGACGTGCACGCGCCGGACGGCGGGCGCGAGGAGGAGGTGGCCCGGCTCCAGGCACTGGGGGCGAGCGTGCAGCGGCAGGTGAAGGAGCCGGGCGGGGAGTGGGTGGTGATGACGGACCCCGAGGGGAACGAGTTCTGCGTCCACTAG
- a CDS encoding CGNR zinc finger domain-containing protein produces the protein MTLVSREGRPYRFDPGALCLELLTTGGPGAFARWEVLHEPADLMTWAGRSRLPDGLDLSMDGTDVARARTLRDALFLLAADRAHGRPPQRDHLEAVNAAAAGPPLVTRLEPDGTRGWAPGATGSRLLSTVARDAIELFTGPYANRIRECGAHNCFLLFVDTSRPGRRRWCAMEHCGNREKVRAHRARRAPDKR, from the coding sequence ATGACGCTGGTGTCGCGCGAGGGCAGGCCGTACCGCTTCGACCCGGGTGCGCTCTGCCTCGAACTGCTGACGACAGGAGGGCCGGGCGCCTTCGCGCGCTGGGAGGTGCTGCACGAGCCCGCCGACCTGATGACCTGGGCCGGGCGCAGCCGACTGCCGGACGGGCTGGACCTGTCCATGGACGGGACGGACGTGGCACGGGCCAGGACCCTGCGCGACGCCCTCTTCCTCCTCGCCGCCGACCGCGCCCACGGACGGCCGCCGCAGCGAGACCACCTGGAAGCCGTGAACGCCGCCGCCGCCGGACCCCCGCTCGTCACCCGCCTCGAACCGGACGGCACTCGCGGCTGGGCGCCGGGCGCCACGGGGTCGCGCCTGCTGTCGACGGTGGCCCGCGACGCGATCGAGCTGTTCACCGGCCCGTACGCGAACCGCATCCGTGAGTGCGGTGCCCACAACTGCTTCCTGCTGTTCGTCGACACCTCACGTCCCGGCCGCCGCCGCTGGTGCGCGATGGAACACTGCGGCAACCGGGAGAAGGTCCGTGCGCACCGCGCCCGGCGGGCGCCCGACAAGCGCTGA
- the rarD gene encoding EamA family transporter RarD, translated as MAGSSRSEQRVGLLNGFAAYGMWGLVPLFWPLLKPAGAGEILAHRMVWSLAFVAVALLFVRRWAWAGELLRQPRRLALVAVAAAVITVNWGVYIWAVNSGHVVEASLGYFINPLVTIAMGVLLLKERLRPAQWAAVGTGFAAVLVLAVGYGQPPWISLCLAFSFATYGLVKKKVNLGGVESLAAETAIQFLPALGYLLWLGAQGESTFTTEGAGHSALLAATGVVTAIPLVCFGAAAIRVPLSTLGLLQYLAPVFQFLLGILYFGEAMPPERWAGFGLVWLALTLLTWDALRTARRTARALRDQLDRAGTGVPPLKEAAAAREPGVVASGTPVPGSSDAPGPPQQPQAQAQPGTRAGKP; from the coding sequence GTGGCCGGGTCGTCCAGGAGTGAGCAGCGAGTAGGCCTGCTGAACGGCTTCGCGGCGTACGGGATGTGGGGGCTCGTCCCGCTGTTCTGGCCGCTGCTCAAGCCCGCCGGGGCCGGGGAGATCCTCGCCCACCGGATGGTGTGGTCCCTCGCCTTCGTCGCCGTCGCCCTGCTCTTCGTACGGCGCTGGGCCTGGGCCGGCGAGCTGCTGCGGCAGCCGCGCAGGCTCGCCCTGGTCGCGGTGGCCGCCGCGGTCATCACCGTCAACTGGGGCGTCTACATCTGGGCCGTGAACAGCGGCCATGTCGTCGAGGCCTCGCTCGGGTACTTCATCAACCCGCTGGTCACCATCGCGATGGGCGTGCTGCTGCTCAAGGAGCGGCTGCGGCCCGCGCAGTGGGCGGCGGTCGGCACCGGCTTCGCGGCCGTGCTCGTGCTCGCCGTCGGCTACGGCCAGCCGCCGTGGATCTCGCTCTGCCTCGCCTTCTCCTTCGCCACGTACGGACTGGTGAAGAAGAAGGTCAACCTCGGCGGGGTCGAGTCGCTGGCCGCCGAGACGGCGATCCAGTTCCTGCCGGCGCTCGGCTACCTGCTGTGGCTGGGCGCGCAGGGCGAGTCGACCTTCACCACGGAGGGCGCCGGGCACTCGGCCCTGCTCGCCGCGACCGGCGTCGTCACGGCGATCCCGCTGGTCTGCTTCGGCGCGGCGGCGATCCGCGTGCCGCTGTCCACACTGGGGCTGCTGCAGTACCTGGCACCGGTCTTCCAGTTCCTGCTCGGCATCCTGTACTTCGGCGAGGCCATGCCGCCCGAGCGCTGGGCCGGCTTCGGGCTGGTCTGGCTGGCGCTGACGCTGCTCACCTGGGACGCGTTGCGCACCGCCCGCCGGACCGCGCGGGCGCTGAGGGACCAACTGGACCGGGCGGGCACGGGCGTACCGCCGCTCAAGGAGGCCGCCGCCGCGCGGGAACCGGGGGTCGTGGCCTCCGGGACTCCGGTGCCGGGCTCCAGCGACGCGCCGGGCCCACCGCAGCAGCCGCAGGCGCAGGCGCAGCCCGGCACCAGAGCCGGGAAGCCGTAG
- a CDS encoding SDR family oxidoreductase, giving the protein MSIVVTGATGHLGRHVVRQLLEKVPADQVTAVVRDRDKAADLSALGVRLAVADYNSPETFDALFAAGDRVLLISGNEFDKGRVRQHTVVIEAARKAGVALLAYTSAPSSLKATLADDHRATEEVLVGSGVPYTLLRNGWYHENYTEQLTPALEHGAVVQAAGEGRVSSASRADYAAAAVAVLTGEGHENTAYELGGDEAWSFAEYAAELSRQTGKEIVYNPVSTEAYTGILTGAGVPGPLADVFAGVDAAIAKGELVVSTGDLSRLAGRPTTPLAEAVAAALKG; this is encoded by the coding sequence ATGAGCATCGTCGTCACCGGAGCCACCGGACACCTCGGCCGCCACGTCGTGCGGCAGCTGCTGGAGAAGGTGCCGGCCGACCAGGTCACCGCGGTCGTCCGGGACCGCGACAAGGCCGCCGACCTCTCCGCCCTCGGGGTACGGCTCGCGGTCGCCGACTACAACTCCCCCGAGACCTTCGACGCCCTGTTCGCGGCCGGCGACCGGGTCCTGCTGATCTCCGGCAACGAGTTCGACAAGGGCCGCGTACGGCAGCACACGGTCGTGATCGAGGCGGCGAGGAAGGCCGGCGTCGCCCTGCTCGCCTACACCAGCGCCCCCAGCAGCCTCAAGGCCACGCTCGCCGACGACCACCGCGCCACCGAGGAGGTGCTGGTCGGCTCGGGCGTGCCGTACACGCTGCTGCGCAACGGCTGGTACCACGAGAACTACACCGAGCAGCTCACCCCGGCCCTGGAGCACGGCGCCGTCGTCCAGGCGGCCGGCGAGGGCCGGGTCTCCTCCGCCTCCCGCGCCGACTACGCGGCCGCCGCCGTCGCCGTACTGACCGGCGAGGGCCACGAGAACACCGCGTACGAGCTGGGCGGCGACGAGGCCTGGAGCTTCGCCGAGTACGCCGCCGAGCTGAGCCGGCAGACGGGCAAGGAGATCGTCTACAACCCCGTCTCCACCGAGGCCTACACCGGCATCCTGACCGGCGCCGGGGTGCCCGGACCGCTCGCGGACGTCTTCGCGGGCGTGGACGCCGCCATCGCCAAGGGCGAGCTGGTCGTCTCGACCGGTGACCTGTCCCGGCTGGCCGGCCGCCCGACGACACCGCTGGCCGAGGCCGTCGCCGCCGCGCTCAAGGGCTGA
- a CDS encoding 2-oxoacid:ferredoxin oxidoreductase subunit beta translates to MADANALLQLVPKAEGKQSMKDFKSDQEVRWCPGCGDYAILAAVQGFMPQLGLAKENIVFVSGIGCSSRFPYYMNTYGMHSIHGRAPAIATGLASSRRDLSVWVVTGDGDALSIGGNHLIHALRRNVNLKILLFNNRIYGLTKGQYSPTSEVGKITKSTPMGSLDAPFNPVSLALGAEASFVARTVDSDRKHLTEVLRQAAEHPGTALIEIYQNCNIFNDGAFEALKDREQAEEAVIRLEHGQPIRFGADGAKGVVRDPRTGDLEIVTVTADNEADILVHDAHAASPTTAFALSRLADPDTLHHTPIGVLRSVGRPVYDTLMSEQLDTAVEQNGKGDLAALLAGNDTWTVVG, encoded by the coding sequence ATGGCTGACGCCAACGCACTGCTCCAGCTCGTCCCCAAGGCCGAGGGCAAGCAGTCCATGAAGGACTTCAAGTCCGATCAGGAAGTGCGCTGGTGTCCCGGCTGCGGCGACTACGCGATCCTGGCCGCCGTGCAGGGCTTCATGCCCCAGCTCGGGCTGGCGAAGGAGAACATCGTCTTCGTCTCCGGCATCGGCTGCTCCTCCCGTTTCCCGTACTACATGAACACCTACGGGATGCACTCCATCCACGGCCGCGCCCCCGCCATCGCCACCGGGCTCGCCTCCTCCCGGCGCGACCTGTCGGTCTGGGTCGTCACCGGGGACGGCGACGCGCTCTCCATCGGCGGCAACCACCTCATCCACGCGCTGCGCCGCAACGTCAATCTCAAGATCCTGCTGTTCAACAACCGGATCTACGGCCTGACGAAGGGCCAGTACTCCCCGACCTCCGAGGTCGGGAAGATCACCAAGTCGACCCCGATGGGTTCGCTGGACGCGCCCTTCAACCCGGTCTCGCTGGCCCTCGGCGCGGAGGCGTCCTTCGTCGCGCGGACGGTCGACTCGGACCGCAAGCACCTGACCGAGGTGCTGCGCCAGGCCGCCGAGCACCCGGGCACGGCCCTGATCGAGATCTACCAGAACTGCAACATCTTCAACGACGGCGCCTTCGAGGCCCTCAAGGACAGGGAACAGGCCGAGGAGGCGGTGATCCGTCTGGAGCACGGGCAGCCGATCCGCTTCGGCGCCGACGGTGCCAAGGGTGTCGTACGGGACCCGAGGACCGGTGACCTGGAGATCGTCACGGTCACCGCGGACAACGAGGCGGACATCCTGGTCCACGACGCCCACGCCGCGTCCCCGACCACGGCGTTCGCGCTCTCCCGCCTCGCCGACCCGGACACCCTGCACCACACCCCGATCGGCGTCCTGCGCTCGGTCGGGCGACCGGTCTACGACACGCTCATGTCCGAGCAGCTGGACACCGCCGTCGAGCAGAACGGCAAGGGCGACCTCGCCGCGCTGCTGGCCGGCAACGACACGTGGACGGTCGTCGGCTGA
- a CDS encoding 2-oxoacid:acceptor oxidoreductase subunit alpha, with amino-acid sequence MTSQVSSPAEQADGTDETVVGAQRKPVGAKDVRRLDRVIIRFAGDSGDGMQLTGDRFTSETASFGNDLSTLPNFPAEIRAPAGTLPGVSSFQLHFADHDILTPGDAPNVLVAMNPAALKANVGDLPRGAEIIVNTDEFTRRAMQKVGYDTSPLEDGSLDGYHLHPVPLTTLTVEALTEFDLSRKEAERSKNMFALGLLSWMYHRPTEGTEKFLKSKFAKKPDIAAANIAAYRAGWNFGETTEDFAVSYEVAPAASAFPPGTYRNISGNLALAYGLIAASRQADLPLFLGSYPITPASDILHELSRHKNFGVRTFQAEDEIAGIGAALGAAFGGSLAVTTTSGPGVALKSETIGLAVSLELPLLVVDIQRGGPSTGLPTKTEQADLLQAMYGRNGEAPVPVVAPRTPADCFDAALEAARIALTYRTPVFLLSDGYLANGSEPWRIPEPDELPDLAVRFAQGPNHTLDDGTEVFWPYKRDPQTLARPWAVPGTPGLEHRIGGIEKQDGTGNISYDPANHDYMVRTRQAKVDGVDVPDLEVDDPDGARTLVLGWGSTYGPITAAVRRLRTAGEQVAQAHLRHLNPFPPNVGAVLGRYDKVVVPEMNLGQLATLIRATYLVDAQSYNQVNGMPFKAEQLATVLKEAIDG; translated from the coding sequence GTGACCAGCCAGGTCAGCAGCCCAGCGGAGCAGGCAGACGGAACCGACGAGACCGTCGTGGGAGCGCAGCGCAAACCGGTCGGGGCGAAGGATGTCCGCCGGCTGGACCGGGTGATCATCAGGTTCGCGGGGGACTCCGGCGACGGGATGCAGCTCACCGGTGACCGTTTCACCTCGGAGACGGCGTCGTTCGGCAACGACCTGTCGACGCTGCCGAACTTCCCGGCCGAGATCCGGGCGCCCGCCGGCACCCTGCCGGGCGTCTCCTCCTTCCAGCTGCACTTCGCCGACCACGACATCCTCACGCCGGGCGACGCCCCCAACGTGCTGGTGGCGATGAACCCCGCGGCGTTGAAGGCGAACGTGGGCGACCTGCCGCGCGGCGCCGAGATCATCGTCAACACGGACGAGTTCACCAGGCGGGCGATGCAGAAGGTCGGCTACGACACCTCTCCGCTGGAGGACGGTTCCCTCGACGGCTATCACCTGCATCCGGTGCCGTTGACCACGCTGACCGTCGAGGCGCTCACGGAGTTCGACCTCAGCCGCAAGGAGGCCGAGCGCAGCAAGAACATGTTCGCGCTCGGGCTGCTGAGCTGGATGTACCACCGGCCCACCGAGGGCACGGAGAAGTTCCTGAAGTCGAAGTTCGCGAAGAAGCCCGACATCGCGGCCGCCAACATCGCGGCCTACCGCGCGGGCTGGAACTTCGGTGAGACCACGGAGGACTTCGCGGTCTCCTACGAGGTGGCACCGGCGGCGTCGGCGTTCCCGCCCGGCACCTACCGCAACATCTCCGGGAACCTGGCCCTGGCCTACGGCCTGATCGCCGCGTCCCGGCAGGCGGACCTGCCGCTCTTCCTGGGCTCGTACCCGATCACCCCGGCCTCGGACATCCTGCACGAGCTGAGCCGCCACAAGAACTTCGGTGTGCGCACCTTCCAGGCGGAGGACGAGATCGCCGGGATCGGCGCGGCGCTCGGCGCGGCCTTCGGCGGCTCGCTGGCCGTGACGACGACGAGCGGCCCGGGGGTGGCGCTCAAGAGCGAGACGATCGGGCTCGCGGTGAGTCTGGAGCTGCCGCTGCTGGTGGTGGACATCCAGCGCGGCGGTCCCTCCACCGGTCTGCCGACCAAGACGGAGCAGGCCGACCTGCTGCAGGCGATGTACGGGCGCAACGGCGAGGCACCGGTCCCAGTCGTCGCTCCGCGCACTCCGGCCGACTGTTTCGACGCCGCCCTGGAGGCGGCACGGATCGCGCTGACGTACCGGACTCCGGTCTTCCTGCTCTCCGACGGCTACCTGGCCAACGGCTCCGAACCGTGGCGGATCCCCGAGCCGGACGAGTTGCCGGACCTGGCCGTGCGGTTCGCACAGGGTCCCAACCACACCCTGGACGACGGCACCGAGGTGTTCTGGCCGTACAAGCGCGACCCGCAGACCCTCGCCCGCCCCTGGGCGGTGCCGGGCACACCGGGGCTCGAGCACCGGATCGGCGGCATCGAGAAGCAGGACGGCACCGGGAACATCTCCTACGACCCGGCCAACCACGACTACATGGTCCGCACCCGGCAGGCCAAGGTGGACGGCGTCGACGTCCCCGACCTGGAGGTCGACGACCCGGACGGCGCGCGGACGCTGGTGCTGGGCTGGGGCTCGACGTACGGGCCCATCACCGCCGCCGTGCGCCGGCTGCGTACGGCCGGGGAGCAGGTCGCCCAGGCCCACCTGCGGCATCTCAACCCCTTCCCGCCCAACGTCGGCGCCGTGCTCGGGCGGTACGACAAGGTGGTGGTCCCCGAGATGAACCTCGGTCAGCTCGCCACCCTGATCCGGGCGACGTACCTGGTCGACGCCCAGTCGTACAACCAGGTCAACGGCATGCCGTTCAAGGCGGAACAGCTCGCCACGGTCCTGAAGGAGGCCATCGATGGCTGA